The window TACTGCCGGAATGGATGATCTCCGCACGTTTCAGTTCAAGATGCCGAACGATATGCCCATCTATGCGCGCAACCACGTATTGGAGCAGCTCAAACGAGAATTTGCCTATATCTTTGTTGACAAAACTCAGAAATACCCAGGCGTGCTTTCGGTAGCGCCACATATCATCGAAAACAAGCTTTTTGAAGTAGAGGGTATCCCGATTCTGCCGATAGAGGTCTTACACTATAAGTTGCCAGTCTTTGGCTTTCGGATTGGGGATTTTACCTATATCACCGATGCCAACTATATCGCGCCCAAGGAGCTAGACAAGGTCAGGGGAACCAAGGTGCTGGTCTTGGATGCGCTCCAAAAAGAAGATCATCTCTCTCACTATACCCTAGCGCAGGCGCTGGAGGTAATGGCCGAAATCAAACCTGAGCAGGGCTACCTGACACATATCAGCCACAAAATGGGCTTGCATCGGGAGGTTGAGCGAGACCTTCCCAGCTATGTCAGGTTGGCTTATGATGGTTTGCAGCTACAGCTCTAAATAGATGGGCATCAAAAGCCTGTCAGGGAGTTGGCCGCTGACAGGCTGTGATGTGTATAAGTACCAAAAATAAGTTTTTTGGACTATTTAGGCTATGGTTTGTTGATTATTTGGGAGCATTGGTAGGTAGCCAAGTTTGGGTACGGTAAAACATCCCCCAAT of the Eisenibacter elegans DSM 3317 genome contains:
- a CDS encoding MBL fold metallo-hydrolase is translated as MKITILGSGTSQGVPVIACDCVVCRSLDFRDQRLRVSVHVEYKGKSLVIDTGPDFRQQMLRHDIRQVDAVLYTHEHKDHTAGMDDLRTFQFKMPNDMPIYARNHVLEQLKREFAYIFVDKTQKYPGVLSVAPHIIENKLFEVEGIPILPIEVLHYKLPVFGFRIGDFTYITDANYIAPKELDKVRGTKVLVLDALQKEDHLSHYTLAQALEVMAEIKPEQGYLTHISHKMGLHREVERDLPSYVRLAYDGLQLQL